The following coding sequences lie in one Arachis ipaensis cultivar K30076 chromosome B03, Araip1.1, whole genome shotgun sequence genomic window:
- the LOC107634366 gene encoding protein trichome birefringence-like 42 isoform X3 — protein sequence MAGLIMDTSSTNGNPLVVTFQVPESNYTITTQRKNLFAFLFPEYEASIMWLKNGFLVDVVRDKEKGRIIKLDSIETGFLWKDVDVLIFNTYHWWTHIGQSNKWAYVQVGDKIIEGMDYIEAYKIGLTTWANWIDSNIDQSKIKVLFQGIAASHSGGVNCVEQTEPEEELEAPHPGLDIAKSILSNMTNPVDLLDITLLTQLRIDGHPSIYSGRGTSYVDCSHWCLAGVPDTWNELLYATLIQN from the exons ATGGCAGGCCTGATCATGGATACCTCAAGTACAAATGGAAACCCTTTGGTTGTAACCTTCCAAG TTCCAGAATCAAATTACACTATAACTACACAAAGAAAGAATCTTTTTGCCTTCTTATTTCCG GAATATGAAGCATCCATAATGTGGTTGAAAAATGGCTTTCTTGTGGATGTGGTTCGTGATAAAGAAAAAGGAAGGATTATAAAACTAGATTCCATTGAAACTGGGTTCCTTTGGAAAGACGTAGATGTCTTGATTTTCAATACCTATCATTGGTGGACTCATATTGGACAATCTAATAA ATGGGCTTATGTTCAAGTTGGTGACAAGATAATCGAAGGCATGGATTACATAGAGGCTTACAAAATTGGATTAACCACATGGGCTAACTGGATCGATTCTAACATTGATCAATCAAAGATTAAAGTTTTGTTCCAAGGAATTGCTGCTTCCCATTCTGG GGGAGTGAATTGTGTTGAACAAACTGAACCAGAGGAAGAGCTTGAAGCACCTCATCCTGGTTTGGACATAGCCAAGAGCATATTGAGTAACATGACAAATCCTGTTGATTTGCTTGACATCACTTTGCTCACACAACTAAGAATAGATGGTCATCCTTCTATATACTCAGGTAGAGGCACTTCCTACGTGGATTGCAGTCACTGGTGTCTAGCTGGTGTTCCTGATACTTGGAACGAATTATTATATGCTACTCTTATTCAAAATTAA
- the LOC107634366 gene encoding protein trichome birefringence-like 42 isoform X1, producing the protein MSNIHGIQNIMKIFKMTYNFLLSPFVEAFVILWVITPLLYQACGNAFDEKKPNQEGGCDASVGNWIIDDFDYPLYNASTDCPFIVKGFDCLRNGRPDHGYLKYKWKPFGCNLPRFDGQKFLERNRGKKIMFVGDSISNNMWQSLTCLLHIAVPESNYTITTQRKNLFAFLFPEYEASIMWLKNGFLVDVVRDKEKGRIIKLDSIETGFLWKDVDVLIFNTYHWWTHIGQSNKWAYVQVGDKIIEGMDYIEAYKIGLTTWANWIDSNIDQSKIKVLFQGIAASHSGGVNCVEQTEPEEELEAPHPGLDIAKSILSNMTNPVDLLDITLLTQLRIDGHPSIYSGRGTSYVDCSHWCLAGVPDTWNELLYATLIQN; encoded by the exons ATGTCAAATATTCATGGTATACAAAACattatgaaaattttcaaaatgacTTACAATTTTTTGTTATCTCCTTTCGTAGAGGCCTTTGTAATTCTATGGGTAATAACACCTTTATTGTATCAAGCGTGTGGAAATGCTTTTGATGAGAAGAAACCAAATCAAGAAGGAGGGTGTGATGCTTCAGTTGGAAATTGGATTATTGATGACTTCGATTATCCTCTCTATAATGCATCAACCGATTGCCCATTTATAGTAAAGGGTTTTGATTGCCTAAGAAATGGCAGGCCTGATCATGGATACCTCAAGTACAAATGGAAACCCTTTGGTTGTAACCTTCCAAG GTTTGACGGTCAGAAATTTTTGGAGAGAAATAGAGGAAAGAAGATAATGTTTGTCGGAGACTCCATAAGCAACAACATGTGGCAGTCACTGACTTGTTTGCTTCACATTGCAGTTCCAGAATCAAATTACACTATAACTACACAAAGAAAGAATCTTTTTGCCTTCTTATTTCCG GAATATGAAGCATCCATAATGTGGTTGAAAAATGGCTTTCTTGTGGATGTGGTTCGTGATAAAGAAAAAGGAAGGATTATAAAACTAGATTCCATTGAAACTGGGTTCCTTTGGAAAGACGTAGATGTCTTGATTTTCAATACCTATCATTGGTGGACTCATATTGGACAATCTAATAA ATGGGCTTATGTTCAAGTTGGTGACAAGATAATCGAAGGCATGGATTACATAGAGGCTTACAAAATTGGATTAACCACATGGGCTAACTGGATCGATTCTAACATTGATCAATCAAAGATTAAAGTTTTGTTCCAAGGAATTGCTGCTTCCCATTCTGG GGGAGTGAATTGTGTTGAACAAACTGAACCAGAGGAAGAGCTTGAAGCACCTCATCCTGGTTTGGACATAGCCAAGAGCATATTGAGTAACATGACAAATCCTGTTGATTTGCTTGACATCACTTTGCTCACACAACTAAGAATAGATGGTCATCCTTCTATATACTCAGGTAGAGGCACTTCCTACGTGGATTGCAGTCACTGGTGTCTAGCTGGTGTTCCTGATACTTGGAACGAATTATTATATGCTACTCTTATTCAAAATTAA
- the LOC107634366 gene encoding protein trichome birefringence-like 42 isoform X2, producing MAGLIMDTSSTNGNPLVVTFQVSVGRFDGQKFLERNRGKKIMFVGDSISNNMWQSLTCLLHIAVPESNYTITTQRKNLFAFLFPEYEASIMWLKNGFLVDVVRDKEKGRIIKLDSIETGFLWKDVDVLIFNTYHWWTHIGQSNKWAYVQVGDKIIEGMDYIEAYKIGLTTWANWIDSNIDQSKIKVLFQGIAASHSGGVNCVEQTEPEEELEAPHPGLDIAKSILSNMTNPVDLLDITLLTQLRIDGHPSIYSGRGTSYVDCSHWCLAGVPDTWNELLYATLIQN from the exons ATGGCAGGCCTGATCATGGATACCTCAAGTACAAATGGAAACCCTTTGGTTGTAACCTTCCAAG TGTCGGTTGGTAGGTTTGACGGTCAGAAATTTTTGGAGAGAAATAGAGGAAAGAAGATAATGTTTGTCGGAGACTCCATAAGCAACAACATGTGGCAGTCACTGACTTGTTTGCTTCACATTGCAGTTCCAGAATCAAATTACACTATAACTACACAAAGAAAGAATCTTTTTGCCTTCTTATTTCCG GAATATGAAGCATCCATAATGTGGTTGAAAAATGGCTTTCTTGTGGATGTGGTTCGTGATAAAGAAAAAGGAAGGATTATAAAACTAGATTCCATTGAAACTGGGTTCCTTTGGAAAGACGTAGATGTCTTGATTTTCAATACCTATCATTGGTGGACTCATATTGGACAATCTAATAA ATGGGCTTATGTTCAAGTTGGTGACAAGATAATCGAAGGCATGGATTACATAGAGGCTTACAAAATTGGATTAACCACATGGGCTAACTGGATCGATTCTAACATTGATCAATCAAAGATTAAAGTTTTGTTCCAAGGAATTGCTGCTTCCCATTCTGG GGGAGTGAATTGTGTTGAACAAACTGAACCAGAGGAAGAGCTTGAAGCACCTCATCCTGGTTTGGACATAGCCAAGAGCATATTGAGTAACATGACAAATCCTGTTGATTTGCTTGACATCACTTTGCTCACACAACTAAGAATAGATGGTCATCCTTCTATATACTCAGGTAGAGGCACTTCCTACGTGGATTGCAGTCACTGGTGTCTAGCTGGTGTTCCTGATACTTGGAACGAATTATTATATGCTACTCTTATTCAAAATTAA